In Citrus sinensis cultivar Valencia sweet orange chromosome 2, DVS_A1.0, whole genome shotgun sequence, a single genomic region encodes these proteins:
- the LOC102608480 gene encoding uncharacterized protein LOC102608480 isoform X1: MQVFIKHYIYQVIMDIKIAKGSKIKIYTWAELNRKSDSLSVPTALIWLYGWLHLDEFLLDGDEIGLLMVIERNGSCKGTAFDLLNILQLTSPSCYLGDSVDCFLHFNLEVFGDFSNWKEMEPMLCIWQACRESWRESSPNRSNRHII; this comes from the exons ATGCAAGTCTTTATCAAACATTATATTTACCAGGTTATAATGGATATAAAAATAGCAAAAG ggtcaaaaatcaaaatctataCTTGGGCGGAGTTGAATAGAAAATCTGATTCACTTTCTGTGCCAACTGCATTAATTTGGCTTTATGGCTGGCTTCACTTGGATGAG TTCTTGCTTGATGGAGACGAAATAGGCCTTTTGATGGTCATTGAGCGGAATGGTTCATGCAAGGGTACTGCCTTTGATCTTTTGAATATCTTACAGTTGACTTCTCCATCATGTTACCTTGGAGATTCGGTTGATT GTTTTctacattttaatttagaagTCTTTGGTGATTTCTCAAATTGGAAGGAAATGGAACCGATGTTATGCATATGGCAAGCATGTAGAGAATCCTGGCGAGAAAGTAGCCCGAACAGGAGTAATCGGCATATCATTTGA
- the LOC102608480 gene encoding uncharacterized protein LOC102608480 isoform X2 — translation MDIKIAKGSKIKIYTWAELNRKSDSLSVPTALIWLYGWLHLDEFLLDGDEIGLLMVIERNGSCKGTAFDLLNILQLTSPSCYLGDSVDCFLHFNLEVFGDFSNWKEMEPMLCIWQACRESWRESSPNRSNRHII, via the exons ggtcaaaaatcaaaatctataCTTGGGCGGAGTTGAATAGAAAATCTGATTCACTTTCTGTGCCAACTGCATTAATTTGGCTTTATGGCTGGCTTCACTTGGATGAG TTCTTGCTTGATGGAGACGAAATAGGCCTTTTGATGGTCATTGAGCGGAATGGTTCATGCAAGGGTACTGCCTTTGATCTTTTGAATATCTTACAGTTGACTTCTCCATCATGTTACCTTGGAGATTCGGTTGATT GTTTTctacattttaatttagaagTCTTTGGTGATTTCTCAAATTGGAAGGAAATGGAACCGATGTTATGCATATGGCAAGCATGTAGAGAATCCTGGCGAGAAAGTAGCCCGAACAGGAGTAATCGGCATATCATTTGA